In Candidatus Acetothermia bacterium, a single window of DNA contains:
- a CDS encoding ATP-binding cassette domain-containing protein codes for MLELQGISKTFAVGAERVEALAGVDLALEAGEFVTVIGSNGAGKSTLLNVIAGTCRPARGRVRIAGVDVTRWPAHRRARWIGRVFQDPLRGTAAHMTVAENLALAQRKGRRGLGLPLTQARRRALAAAVAHLGMGLEGRLTERVAHLSGGERQALTVLMATLSGPKILLLDEHTAALDPANADRVLAITARLVREKGIATLMVTHRMDQALQVGDRLIMMHKGRIVLDLGASQKTSLGVEDLVALFKRAGVTDDELLLEAPVR; via the coding sequence ATCCTGGAACTGCAGGGGATTTCCAAGACGTTCGCCGTGGGGGCAGAGCGGGTGGAGGCGCTGGCAGGGGTGGACCTGGCCCTGGAGGCCGGGGAGTTCGTGACCGTGATTGGCTCCAACGGGGCCGGGAAATCCACGCTGCTTAACGTGATCGCCGGCACATGCCGTCCGGCCCGAGGTCGGGTGCGGATCGCCGGGGTGGACGTGACCCGGTGGCCAGCCCACCGCCGGGCCCGCTGGATCGGACGGGTGTTCCAAGACCCCCTGCGGGGCACGGCCGCCCACATGACGGTGGCGGAGAACCTTGCCCTGGCCCAGCGCAAGGGGCGGCGGGGGCTGGGGCTCCCCCTCACCCAGGCCCGCCGGCGGGCCTTGGCCGCGGCGGTGGCCCACCTCGGGATGGGGCTGGAAGGGCGCCTGACCGAGCGGGTGGCCCACCTCTCTGGGGGGGAGCGCCAGGCCCTCACCGTCCTCATGGCCACCCTGTCCGGACCGAAGATCCTCCTCCTCGACGAGCACACGGCGGCTTTGGACCCGGCCAATGCCGACCGGGTGCTCGCCATCACCGCGCGGCTCGTGCGGGAGAAGGGCATCGCCACCCTCATGGTCACCCACCGCATGGACCAGGCCCTCCAGGTGGGGGACCGCCTCATCATGATGCACAAGGGGCGGATCGTCCTGGACCTGGGGGCGTCCCAGAAAACCAGCCTTGGCGTGGAGGACCTCGTGGCCCTGTTCAAGCGGGCCGGGGTCACGGACGACGAGCTCCTCCTCGAGGCCCCCGTGCGCTAG
- the proC gene encoding pyrroline-5-carboxylate reductase, which yields MRIGVIGVGTIGAALVEGLLRAGAAEPQDIAGTTGHPESAMEAKRRLGIDVHTDNRALARDRDVVILAVKPATMPKVLAEVKDLLSPSQVVITLAAATPIRSVEEALGRPIPVIRAMPNTPCQIGQGMTALCPGRHAGPHHLALARAVFSPLGRVATVDDEGLMDAVTALSGSGPAYAYIIIEALAEGGVKMGLPRKLATELAAQALLGGAALVLQSGQHPAVPKADVTTPAGVTIDGLMALEEGGLRVALIKAVVAATERAKTLAR from the coding sequence ATGCGGATCGGCGTGATCGGGGTGGGCACGATCGGAGCGGCCCTGGTGGAGGGGCTCCTCCGGGCTGGGGCCGCGGAGCCCCAAGACATCGCGGGCACCACCGGCCATCCCGAATCGGCCATGGAAGCCAAGCGGCGCCTTGGGATCGACGTGCACACCGACAACCGCGCCCTGGCCAGGGACCGGGACGTGGTGATCCTGGCGGTGAAACCGGCCACGATGCCGAAGGTGCTCGCAGAGGTGAAGGACCTGCTTTCGCCCAGCCAGGTTGTGATCACGCTCGCCGCTGCTACCCCCATCCGGTCGGTGGAGGAAGCCCTCGGCCGGCCCATTCCCGTGATCCGGGCCATGCCCAACACCCCGTGCCAGATCGGCCAGGGGATGACCGCCCTCTGCCCGGGGCGCCACGCGGGGCCCCACCACCTGGCCCTGGCCCGGGCCGTGTTCTCCCCCCTCGGGCGCGTGGCCACTGTGGACGACGAGGGGCTCATGGACGCGGTGACCGCCCTTTCCGGGTCCGGGCCGGCCTACGCCTACATCATCATCGAGGCCCTGGCCGAGGGCGGGGTGAAGATGGGGCTTCCCCGGAAGCTCGCCACAGAGCTCGCGGCCCAGGCCCTCCTCGGCGGGGCCGCCCTCGTCCTCCAGTCCGGCCAACACCCGGCCGTGCCTAAGGCCGATGTCACCACCCCCGCCGGTGTCACCATCGATGGCCTCATGGCCCTGGAGGAAGGGGGGCTGAGGGTGGCCCTGATCAAAGCGGTGGTGGCCGCCACCGAGCGGGCGAAAACCCTCGCCCGCTGA
- a CDS encoding Nif3-like dinuclear metal center hexameric protein produces the protein MLRQDVVAFLEERFPQALAEPWDRTGLQVGPLDAPCRRVLVALDLDLGLVPTLQGVDLLITHHPLLFRPLDRLLPGTPLGDKVRALLADGAACYAVHTPYDVARGGLGEVLADLLGLQGPRPLVPRGRLIKLAVFVPESHADAVAAAVFAAGAGQIGRYGHCSFRARGTGTFLPEEGTRPYIGAIGREERVDEVRLETVVPAERLTQALSALRAAHPYEEVAYDVYPLENAAAWHGLGRVGDLLQETPAREVAARLACALGASGPRSTYGDLDRPVRRVAVCGGDGGDLWRDAFTAGAELYLTGEIGYHQGLEAAESGLAVAALGHRETERPFVGHVAGLLREQFPSLEVIAA, from the coding sequence ATGCTTCGGCAGGACGTGGTCGCCTTCTTGGAGGAGCGCTTCCCGCAGGCCCTCGCCGAGCCCTGGGACCGGACCGGGCTTCAGGTCGGCCCACTGGACGCCCCTTGTCGGCGGGTCCTCGTGGCCCTGGACCTCGACCTCGGGCTGGTCCCCACGCTTCAGGGCGTCGATCTCCTCATCACCCATCACCCCCTGCTCTTCCGTCCGCTCGACCGGCTGTTGCCGGGGACACCGCTTGGGGACAAGGTCCGCGCCCTCCTCGCCGACGGGGCCGCGTGCTACGCCGTGCACACCCCGTACGACGTCGCTCGGGGAGGCCTGGGCGAGGTCCTGGCCGATCTCTTGGGGCTCCAGGGGCCGCGCCCGCTCGTCCCACGGGGGAGGTTGATCAAGCTCGCGGTGTTCGTGCCCGAGAGCCACGCAGACGCGGTGGCCGCCGCAGTGTTCGCCGCCGGGGCCGGGCAGATCGGGCGCTATGGGCATTGCTCGTTCCGTGCCCGCGGCACGGGGACCTTCCTCCCCGAGGAGGGGACTCGCCCTTACATCGGTGCGATCGGGCGGGAGGAGCGCGTGGACGAGGTGCGCCTGGAGACGGTGGTCCCGGCCGAGCGGCTCACCCAGGCCCTTTCCGCCCTGCGCGCCGCCCACCCCTACGAGGAAGTGGCGTACGATGTGTACCCCCTCGAGAACGCGGCCGCGTGGCACGGCCTGGGCCGGGTGGGGGACTTGCTTCAGGAGACCCCGGCGCGGGAGGTGGCCGCCCGCCTGGCCTGCGCGCTGGGGGCGTCCGGTCCCAGGTCCACCTACGGCGACCTCGACCGCCCAGTGCGGCGGGTCGCGGTCTGTGGAGGGGACGGCGGTGACCTATGGCGAGACGCCTTCACCGCTGGAGCCGAGCTTTACCTCACCGGGGAGATCGGGTACCACCAGGGCCTGGAGGCAGCCGAATCCGGCCTTGCCGTGGCCGCGCTAGGCCACCGGGAGACGGAGCGCCCGTTCGTGGGGCACGTGGCCGGCCTCCTTCGGGAGCAGTTCCCGTCGCTCGAGGTGATCGCGGCATGA
- a CDS encoding C4-type zinc ribbon domain-containing protein, with protein MTDQLQQLLALAEVDNAIRTVDGRLADLAAEEARLRDRLAQEEEAFRKRQEAHRRLRHEALTKSTEVDATDAKIRGYQKKLDHEIIPYKEMEYLREQVALLRARLDGLAEEALRLMEEAEQDGERLREDEARHRERVRCIQDDLAEVGRQRDGLLKQKDDLNAKREVLAAEVPPHLHQHYERLRGSVSSPVVPVDGGTCGGCHLRLADTTLERVREGREVVTCENCSRFLYWRWR; from the coding sequence ATGACCGACCAGCTTCAGCAGCTGCTCGCGCTCGCGGAGGTGGACAACGCCATTCGCACCGTGGACGGCCGTCTCGCCGATCTCGCCGCGGAGGAGGCGCGGCTGCGTGACCGGCTGGCTCAGGAAGAGGAGGCGTTTCGCAAGCGCCAGGAGGCACACCGGCGCCTGCGGCACGAGGCCCTCACCAAGTCCACCGAGGTCGATGCCACCGATGCCAAGATCCGCGGGTATCAGAAGAAGCTCGACCACGAGATCATCCCGTACAAGGAGATGGAGTACCTGCGGGAGCAGGTGGCCCTCCTTCGTGCCCGCCTGGATGGGCTTGCCGAGGAGGCGCTCCGGCTCATGGAGGAAGCGGAACAGGATGGGGAGCGGCTGCGGGAGGACGAGGCGCGCCACCGGGAGCGGGTCAGGTGCATCCAGGACGACCTCGCCGAGGTGGGCCGTCAGCGGGACGGGCTTCTCAAGCAAAAGGATGACCTCAACGCGAAGAGAGAGGTCCTGGCCGCGGAGGTCCCTCCCCACCTGCACCAGCACTACGAGCGCCTGCGGGGGAGCGTGTCCAGCCCGGTGGTTCCGGTGGATGGGGGCACGTGCGGGGGGTGCCACCTGCGCCTGGCCGATACCACCCTCGAGCGGGTCCGGGAGGGCCGGGAGGTGGTGACCTGCGAAAACTGCTCGCGGTTCCTGTACTGGCGGTGGCGCTGA
- a CDS encoding zinc metallopeptidase, protein MFGLFYPETLIILLPALILAIYAQHKVRSTYAKYLQVPTQRRVTAAQVADEILARAGVSGVKIEGTGRALGDHYDPRSRTLRLSAAGSASVAAVGVAAHEAGHAIQHAQRYAPLALRSAVVPAAMFGSQLAFPLFFIGLFMRADPLVNIGIILFSAAVLFTLITLPVEFNASRRAVAALRTSGHVTQEELGAVKEVLTAAALTYVAAAAMAALQLLSMLMVANRRR, encoded by the coding sequence ATGTTCGGGCTCTTCTACCCGGAGACGCTGATCATCCTCCTCCCTGCCCTCATCCTCGCCATCTACGCCCAGCACAAGGTGCGGAGCACGTACGCCAAATACCTCCAGGTTCCGACCCAGCGTCGGGTGACCGCCGCTCAGGTGGCGGACGAGATCCTGGCCCGGGCCGGGGTGAGCGGGGTCAAGATCGAGGGCACGGGCCGCGCCCTCGGCGACCACTACGACCCGCGCTCCCGCACCCTCCGCCTCTCCGCCGCCGGCTCGGCGTCGGTGGCGGCGGTGGGCGTGGCCGCCCACGAGGCCGGACACGCGATCCAGCACGCCCAGAGGTACGCCCCCCTCGCCCTACGCTCGGCGGTGGTCCCAGCGGCGATGTTCGGTTCCCAGCTCGCGTTCCCGTTGTTCTTCATCGGCCTCTTTATGCGCGCCGATCCTCTGGTGAACATCGGGATCATCCTGTTCTCGGCGGCGGTCCTGTTCACCCTAATCACCTTGCCCGTGGAGTTCAACGCCTCTAGGCGGGCGGTGGCGGCGCTGCGCACGAGCGGGCACGTGACCCAGGAGGAGCTCGGCGCGGTGAAGGAGGTCCTGACCGCGGCTGCCCTGACCTACGTCGCTGCCGCAGCGATGGCCGCCCTCCAGCTCCTCTCGATGCTCATGGTCGCCAACCGGCGTCGATGA
- the rpe gene encoding ribulose-phosphate 3-epimerase encodes MKLAPSLLSADFGRLAEEVKRVEGVVDYLHLDVMDGHFVPNLTFGPPVANALRRHTPLPFDIHLMIDRPALYAPQFKVGPEDMITFHVEAKDPPDQTIRVIRGLGCRVGISVRPGTPLDAIRPHLGDVDLVLVMSVEPGFGGQAFNPEAVDRIRRLQGELRGRPVVIAVDGGIGPENVRQVVEAGAEVVVAGSAIFAQPDPRAAALALWKAAGYTRGS; translated from the coding sequence ATGAAGCTGGCCCCGTCTCTCCTCTCCGCCGACTTCGGCCGCCTCGCCGAGGAGGTGAAACGAGTCGAGGGGGTAGTCGACTACCTCCATCTCGACGTGATGGACGGGCACTTCGTGCCCAACCTCACGTTTGGCCCGCCCGTGGCCAACGCCTTGCGCCGGCACACCCCGCTTCCGTTCGACATCCACCTCATGATCGACCGCCCGGCCCTCTATGCCCCGCAGTTCAAGGTGGGTCCTGAGGACATGATCACGTTCCACGTGGAGGCGAAGGATCCACCGGACCAGACGATCCGCGTCATCCGCGGCCTGGGGTGCCGGGTGGGGATCTCCGTTCGGCCCGGCACGCCCCTGGACGCGATCCGCCCCCACCTGGGGGACGTAGATCTGGTGCTGGTGATGAGCGTGGAGCCGGGGTTCGGCGGGCAGGCGTTTAACCCTGAGGCGGTGGACCGCATCCGGCGCCTGCAGGGGGAACTCCGGGGGCGGCCGGTGGTCATCGCCGTGGACGGGGGGATCGGCCCGGAGAACGTGCGCCAGGTGGTGGAGGCGGGGGCGGAGGTGGTGGTGGCCGGTTCGGCGATCTTCGCTCAACCCGACCCCCGGGCGGCGGCGCTCGCCCTATGGAAGGCGGCGGGGTACACGAGAGGTTCATGA